Proteins co-encoded in one Arachis stenosperma cultivar V10309 chromosome 7, arast.V10309.gnm1.PFL2, whole genome shotgun sequence genomic window:
- the LOC130941791 gene encoding EPIDERMAL PATTERNING FACTOR-like protein 5 yields the protein MERKKNKTQICCFFFILSIISTMFIFTSANGSTTTSTTTITCRDRSRCPMLAKGDSDFQELEEIEQGKTHQGVPTTGWARRLLYGPGSSPPRCTSKCGKCTPCKPVHVPVPPGTPVTAEYYPEAWRCKCGNKLYMP from the exons ATGGAGAGAAAGAAGAACAAAACCCAGATTTGTTGCTTCTTCTTTATACTCTCAATAATTTCAACAATGTTCATCTTCACAAGTGCTAATGGGTCCACTACTACTTCTACTACTACCATTACATGTCGAG ATAGGAGCAGGTGTCCCATGTTAGCCAAAGGTGATTCAGATTTTCAG GAATTGGAGGAGATTGAACAAGGCAAAACTCACCAAGGGGTACCTACTACCGGTTGGGCAAGGAGGCTTCTATATGGTCCGGGGTCGTCGCCGCCACGGTGCACCTCCAAGTGCGGCAAGTGCACACCGTGCAAGCCAGTTCATGTGCCGGTGCCGCCAGGGACTCCAGTGACCGCCGAGTACTACCCAGAGGCATGGAGGTGCAAGTGTGGCAATAAGTTATACATGCCatga